Proteins encoded together in one Microbacterium sp. ABRD28 window:
- a CDS encoding OsmC family protein: MWGEHRYALRATWTGNRGSGTSGYRDYDRSVTIEVDGKPTLLASADKPFRGDPARWNPEDLLLAALSECHLLSYLHACVMAGVVVVDYDDEATGLMVEDGAGSGAFREVVLHPRVTVASEEMRDAAVAAHEKAHALCFIANSVNFPVRHEPTILVADATVRARGARAEEPA; this comes from the coding sequence ATGTGGGGTGAGCATCGATACGCGCTGCGCGCGACGTGGACCGGCAACCGGGGGAGCGGAACCAGCGGATACCGGGATTACGACCGTTCGGTCACCATCGAGGTCGACGGCAAGCCCACGCTGCTGGCCTCGGCCGACAAGCCGTTCCGCGGAGATCCGGCGCGATGGAACCCCGAGGACCTCCTTCTCGCCGCGCTCAGCGAGTGCCATCTGCTGTCCTACCTGCACGCGTGCGTCATGGCCGGGGTCGTCGTGGTCGACTACGACGACGAGGCGACCGGTCTCATGGTCGAAGACGGTGCGGGCAGCGGAGCGTTTCGCGAGGTGGTGCTGCACCCGCGCGTCACCGTCGCGTCCGAGGAGATGAGGGATGCCGCGGTCGCGGCGCACGAGAAGGCGCATGCCCTGTGCTTCATCGCCAACTCGGTCAACTTCCCGGTGCGCCACGAGCCGACCATCCTGGTGGCCGACGCCACGGTGCGAGCTAGAGGCGCTCGTGCGGAAGAACCTGCTTGA